In the genome of Pseudomonas sp. LBUM920, one region contains:
- a CDS encoding type VI secretion system Vgr family protein: MLFNQASRLAKVTSPLGPDVLLLNEMGGGEELGRLFNYELQLTSLDANIDLNQLLGKPMSVGLQLADGGERHFHGIVARCSQNIDQGQFASYQVTLRPWFWLLSRTSDCRIFQNQSIPQIIKQVFRDLGFSDFEDALSRPYREWEYCVQYRETSFDFVSRLMEQEGIYYFFRHEPDRHVLVLADAYGAHTTVPGYASIPYYPKDEQQRERDHMHNWHLAHEVQPGSLELNDYDFQRPSASIDVRSAMPRPHTAGDYPLYDYPGTYVQSEDGEHYARTRIEALQTLHEQIEFSGNARGLGSGHLFSLTGFSRQDQNREYLIVGCRYYIVQESLESGGGSGSAQFESSLTCIDAQQSFRPLANTHRPIVKGPQTALVVGPKGEEIWTDQYGRVKVHFYWDRHDQSNENSSCWIRVSQSWAGKNWGSMQIPRIGQEVIVSFLEGDPDRPIITGRVYNAEQTVPYDLPENATQSGMKSRSSKGGTPANFNEIRMEDKKGLEQLYIHAERNQDIVVEVDESHSVGHDRNKSIGHNETVTIGNNRTRIVKQQDVLLVGQRKTDSISQSYIIEVGENLRLVCGKSILELNASGQINLTGVNISFYASGDAEFNTGGVLHLNNDHGPGATPDGQGIKKSIDANIEAVFPAPKSS; this comes from the coding sequence ATGCTATTCAACCAAGCCTCACGCCTGGCCAAAGTCACCAGCCCTCTCGGGCCGGATGTGCTGCTGCTCAATGAAATGGGCGGCGGCGAAGAGCTGGGGCGGCTGTTCAACTATGAGCTGCAACTGACCTCGCTGGACGCCAATATCGACCTCAACCAGTTGCTGGGCAAGCCGATGAGCGTCGGCCTGCAACTGGCAGACGGTGGCGAGCGGCACTTCCACGGCATCGTCGCACGGTGCAGTCAGAACATCGACCAAGGCCAGTTCGCCAGTTATCAGGTGACGCTGCGCCCGTGGTTCTGGCTGCTGAGCCGCACCTCGGATTGCCGGATTTTCCAGAACCAGAGCATCCCGCAGATCATCAAGCAGGTGTTTCGCGACTTGGGTTTTTCCGACTTCGAAGACGCCCTGAGCCGCCCGTACCGCGAGTGGGAATACTGCGTGCAGTACCGCGAGACCAGCTTCGATTTCGTCAGCCGCTTGATGGAACAGGAAGGCATCTACTACTTCTTCCGCCATGAGCCGGACCGCCATGTGCTGGTGCTGGCCGACGCCTATGGCGCCCACACCACGGTGCCGGGCTACGCGTCGATTCCGTATTACCCCAAGGACGAGCAGCAGCGCGAACGCGACCACATGCACAACTGGCACCTGGCGCACGAAGTGCAACCGGGCTCACTGGAGCTTAACGACTATGACTTCCAGCGCCCCAGCGCCAGCATCGACGTGCGCTCGGCGATGCCGCGCCCGCACACTGCCGGCGACTATCCGCTGTACGACTACCCCGGCACCTATGTGCAAAGCGAAGACGGCGAGCACTATGCGCGCACTCGCATCGAAGCCTTGCAAACCCTGCATGAACAGATCGAGTTCAGCGGCAATGCGCGTGGCCTCGGTTCAGGCCATTTGTTCAGCCTCACCGGTTTCAGCCGCCAGGACCAGAACCGCGAATACCTGATTGTCGGCTGTCGCTATTACATCGTTCAGGAAAGCCTGGAAAGCGGCGGCGGCTCGGGTTCGGCGCAATTCGAAAGCAGCCTGACGTGCATCGACGCCCAGCAAAGCTTCCGACCGCTGGCAAACACCCACAGACCCATCGTCAAAGGCCCGCAGACCGCCTTGGTGGTCGGCCCCAAAGGCGAAGAAATCTGGACCGACCAATACGGCCGCGTAAAGGTGCACTTCTACTGGGACCGCCACGACCAATCCAACGAAAACAGCTCGTGCTGGATTCGTGTATCGCAATCCTGGGCCGGTAAAAACTGGGGCTCGATGCAGATCCCGCGGATCGGCCAGGAAGTGATCGTGAGCTTTCTGGAAGGAGACCCGGACCGGCCGATCATCACCGGCCGGGTGTACAACGCCGAGCAGACGGTGCCTTACGACCTGCCGGAAAACGCCACACAGAGCGGCATGAAAAGCCGTTCGAGCAAGGGCGGCACGCCGGCCAACTTCAATGAAATCCGCATGGAGGACAAGAAGGGTCTGGAGCAGTTGTATATCCATGCCGAGCGCAATCAGGACATCGTGGTGGAGGTGGATGAAAGCCACTCGGTGGGGCATGACCGCAACAAGAGCATCGGGCATAACGAGACGGTGACCATCGGGAATAACCGTACGCGCATCGTCAAGCAGCAGGACGTCCTCTTGGTCGGTCAGAGGAAGACCGACAGCATCAGCCAGAGCTACATCATCGAAGTGGGTGAAAACCTGCGCCTGGTCTGCGGCAAAAGCATCCTGGAGCTGAACGCCAGTGGGCAGATCAACCTCACCGGCGTGAATATCAGCTTTTATGCCAGCGGCGATGCCGAGTTCAACACCGGCGGCGTACTGCATCTGAATAACGACCACGGCCCCGGCGCCACGCCCGATGGCCAGGGCATCAAAAAAAGCATCGACGCCAATATTGAAGCCGTCTTCCCCGCGCCTAAAAGCTCCTGA
- a CDS encoding DcrB-related protein, with product MTYRINEFQFQLPAGELQDASINILKFPELGTSLIISRSFLAEGETLHSNFDDQLKRLEKQVQDLRCQPSVSVRLGAAQEVEGIELRSQFNKGNDKVFQYQLALVLPGTRKMLALSYVKADTLGDAEAAHWALIKNSLSFDAIS from the coding sequence ATGACGTACCGAATCAACGAATTCCAGTTCCAACTGCCTGCCGGCGAGCTGCAGGACGCGTCGATCAATATCCTCAAGTTTCCCGAACTGGGCACTTCATTGATCATCAGCCGCAGCTTTCTCGCCGAAGGCGAGACCCTGCACAGCAACTTCGATGACCAGCTCAAGCGCCTTGAAAAACAGGTTCAGGACCTGCGCTGCCAGCCGAGCGTTTCCGTGCGTTTGGGTGCAGCCCAAGAGGTGGAAGGCATTGAGCTGCGCAGCCAGTTCAACAAGGGCAATGACAAGGTGTTCCAGTACCAGTTGGCGCTGGTGCTGCCGGGTACGCGCAAGATGCTCGCCTTGAGTTATGTGAAGGCTGACACGCTTGGTGATGCGGAAGCGGCGCATTGGGCATTGATAAAAAATTCGCTGTCGTTCGACGCTATTTCTTGA
- a CDS encoding RHS repeat-associated core domain-containing protein has product MSDALWAARMGDALSHTSMMADILGGVLEVAANIAITAVATAAVVAATGITVATGGLGACLLGAVVGVVVGLAMSKTGADKGLSNMCEGIANALFPPMVMATILSGSTDTLINSTPAARAAGAVPSHVSPSGTESEQPPAAQENPEDPSYLDMAKGFFSQMWRPTVATPAPGAVPKPLDLVTCMKHPPMPPQLLAEGSEKVTVNSQPAVRSGDRSTCDATVVSSGLISPDVTIGGGSVVVREIRSGKTPGVGLAVTALMMLKGSKGKFLSNLPCMLLGGVSSYAVSQAVNAVANAAIGSPNPVHAATGAKVLGAEDELDFVLPGTLPIEWQRVYNSRDERRDGLFGAGWSVAYEISVQVLEHPDGGDRLLYIDEQGRRIDMGSIALGSAVFSTGEGLAVRRNSNGQLLIESADGVYRLFEPTPQAPARLRLAQLGDRNDNRIYLDYDNSGRLKHLRDTLDQVRIELSYHLGRLSQVERLYSDQRREVLVNYSYTTSTDLAEVRDASGQVQRRFAYDTGRRMIEHQLPAGLRCFYQWACIDDLEWRVVQHWTEDGDLYRFDYDLKSGTTRITDGLGRVSTRKWNRQFQIIQFTDALDQTWLFDWNEERQFIGATDPQGGRYELSYDDTGNLTGSLDPLGRNESTTWLEHWALPVSGTDSEGNSWQWRYDQRGNCIAETDPQGHVTQYRYDNCGQLVEIIDAAGKSKKLRWNPFGQLIEHIDCSGYPTRFNYDERGYLQAITDALGERTTFVCDVRGLVLSTELPDGRVEHFQRDGSGQLIAHTDFAGHSTYYQRNRQGQVCQRLDAHGRQVNFAYDSYGRLQTLTNENGERYRIAWDANDRVAEQQDLDGSVRRYHYDALNNITRMEAIPAPHGSGMALVSITPEAPIVHCFERDASGRLVAKVTDDGRTEYTYDSLDQLKAITFTDNAGEHQTINFGYDTVGQLIEERSAAGVLQHHYDELGNLSQTHLPDGRWLNRLHYGSGHLHQINLDGQVISDFERDRLHREVLRTQGHLSTRHYYDRCGRLRARERGQITRGSVLPAAVQKQFEYDPADNLIGKLEQQSSGQRRQLLHYDATDRVVASQDNLVGQRETCSYDAAANLLDGPRPGAGLVQHNKLLTFQDKRYRYDGFGRMIEKRSANRGVQRFTYDAEHRLIEVHNEHGGQRSVVRMTYDPLGRRTAKATHDGNGYLLSETRFTWDGLRLLQEHKHAQTSLYIYKDEGHEPLARVDGSGAQQKVRYYHNDLNGLPELLSEAEGQTVWHASYQIWGNTVQETREPYYIEEQNLRFQGQYLDRETGLHHNIFRFYDPDIGRFTTPDPIGLAGGLNLYLYSTNPQTWIDPYGLSPEDLMRYKPKASITPEAGDRATAINRAWGQERELVARGGGSRNWTAPEREMIKNTTNNAQLNSKMSKAGYTGHHINSVKGNGALGPAWKGDPRNIVFLQNAKHPSGVDEHMNSPQGHRKSYTRASKGRLIDRVNTPGKPGCGK; this is encoded by the coding sequence ATGTCTGACGCGTTATGGGCGGCCCGAATGGGCGATGCGCTTTCCCACACCTCGATGATGGCGGACATCCTCGGTGGTGTGTTGGAAGTGGCGGCCAATATCGCGATCACTGCGGTGGCGACCGCTGCCGTGGTGGCCGCTACCGGTATCACCGTCGCGACGGGAGGCCTGGGTGCCTGCCTACTTGGCGCAGTGGTTGGTGTGGTGGTTGGCCTTGCCATGAGCAAGACAGGGGCTGACAAAGGTCTGAGTAACATGTGTGAGGGCATCGCTAACGCGCTGTTTCCCCCCATGGTCATGGCCACGATACTTAGCGGTTCTACCGATACGTTGATCAATTCGACACCCGCTGCCAGAGCGGCTGGAGCGGTGCCGTCCCATGTCTCCCCCTCGGGCACGGAAAGTGAGCAACCGCCAGCCGCTCAGGAGAACCCCGAAGATCCGAGCTATCTGGATATGGCCAAGGGTTTTTTCTCGCAGATGTGGCGCCCCACGGTCGCAACCCCTGCACCCGGTGCTGTACCAAAACCGCTGGACCTGGTGACCTGCATGAAGCATCCGCCGATGCCACCGCAGCTCCTCGCCGAGGGCTCAGAAAAGGTTACGGTCAATAGCCAACCCGCCGTACGTAGCGGCGACCGCAGTACATGCGATGCGACCGTCGTATCGTCCGGTCTTATATCGCCAGACGTGACCATCGGCGGCGGTTCAGTCGTTGTGCGTGAAATTCGCAGTGGTAAGACGCCAGGTGTCGGTCTGGCTGTTACCGCGCTAATGATGCTTAAAGGTAGCAAAGGCAAGTTTCTCAGCAACCTACCCTGCATGTTGCTTGGTGGCGTGAGTTCCTATGCAGTCAGCCAGGCAGTCAACGCCGTGGCCAATGCCGCCATTGGCTCACCCAATCCTGTTCATGCGGCAACAGGCGCCAAAGTTCTCGGCGCCGAAGATGAACTGGACTTTGTCTTGCCGGGAACACTGCCCATTGAGTGGCAGCGCGTCTACAACAGTCGCGACGAGCGACGAGACGGTTTGTTTGGCGCAGGCTGGAGCGTTGCCTACGAAATCAGCGTGCAGGTTCTTGAGCATCCGGATGGTGGCGACCGATTGCTCTACATTGATGAGCAGGGACGCCGCATCGACATGGGCTCAATTGCTCTTGGAAGTGCAGTATTCAGCACAGGTGAGGGGCTTGCCGTACGAAGGAATAGCAATGGTCAATTGCTGATTGAAAGCGCCGATGGTGTGTATCGCTTGTTCGAACCCACCCCGCAGGCGCCTGCACGGCTGCGGCTGGCGCAACTGGGCGACCGCAACGACAACCGTATTTACCTGGACTATGACAATAGCGGTCGACTGAAACACCTTCGTGACACGCTGGACCAAGTTCGTATCGAGCTGAGCTATCACCTGGGCCGCCTGAGCCAAGTCGAACGCCTCTATAGCGATCAACGACGCGAGGTGTTGGTTAATTATTCCTACACTACCAGCACGGATTTGGCTGAAGTCCGTGATGCGAGCGGCCAGGTCCAGCGCCGCTTTGCCTACGACACCGGGCGACGGATGATTGAGCATCAATTGCCCGCTGGCCTACGCTGTTTTTACCAATGGGCCTGCATAGACGACTTGGAGTGGCGGGTTGTCCAGCATTGGACAGAGGATGGCGACCTCTATCGCTTCGACTATGACCTGAAGTCGGGAACTACCCGTATCACCGACGGCCTTGGCCGGGTCAGTACGCGCAAATGGAATCGTCAGTTTCAAATTATCCAGTTCACCGATGCGCTCGATCAGACCTGGCTTTTCGATTGGAACGAAGAACGCCAGTTCATCGGTGCAACGGATCCCCAAGGTGGGCGCTACGAACTCAGTTATGACGATACCGGTAACTTGACTGGCAGCCTCGATCCACTGGGGCGCAACGAGTCCACAACCTGGCTGGAACATTGGGCGTTGCCGGTATCAGGCACTGACAGTGAGGGAAACTCCTGGCAGTGGCGCTACGACCAACGAGGTAACTGCATCGCTGAGACGGACCCTCAGGGCCACGTCACGCAATATCGTTATGACAATTGCGGGCAATTGGTGGAGATCATCGATGCGGCCGGAAAAAGTAAAAAGCTGCGTTGGAACCCCTTCGGCCAGCTCATTGAGCATATTGACTGCTCCGGTTACCCGACTCGTTTCAATTACGACGAAAGAGGCTATTTGCAAGCCATCACCGATGCACTGGGTGAACGAACGACCTTTGTTTGCGATGTGCGGGGCCTGGTGCTGAGTACCGAGCTGCCTGACGGCCGCGTTGAACATTTCCAACGCGATGGCAGCGGTCAATTGATCGCCCATACCGACTTCGCCGGGCACTCTACGTACTATCAACGGAATCGCCAGGGGCAGGTTTGCCAACGCCTCGATGCGCACGGGCGCCAAGTTAACTTTGCCTACGACAGCTATGGCCGCCTTCAAACCCTGACCAACGAAAACGGTGAGCGATATCGCATCGCCTGGGATGCCAACGACCGCGTAGCTGAACAGCAAGACTTGGATGGTAGCGTGCGCCGCTATCACTATGACGCACTGAACAACATCACACGGATGGAAGCTATTCCAGCACCTCACGGTAGCGGGATGGCACTGGTCTCAATAACGCCCGAAGCACCTATCGTGCATTGCTTTGAGCGCGACGCGTCAGGGCGTCTGGTGGCAAAGGTCACCGATGATGGACGAACGGAATACACCTACGACTCGCTGGACCAACTCAAGGCCATCACGTTTACCGACAATGCCGGTGAGCACCAAACGATCAACTTCGGCTACGACACGGTTGGTCAACTGATCGAAGAGAGGAGCGCCGCAGGAGTACTTCAGCATCATTACGACGAACTTGGAAACCTGAGCCAAACTCACTTGCCTGACGGACGCTGGCTCAATCGGCTGCACTACGGCAGTGGGCACCTCCATCAGATCAACCTCGACGGGCAGGTCATCAGCGACTTCGAGCGCGACCGCCTGCACCGCGAAGTACTACGTACCCAGGGCCACCTCAGCACTCGTCACTATTATGACCGCTGTGGGCGCTTGCGCGCTCGTGAGCGAGGCCAGATCACTCGGGGATCAGTACTTCCTGCAGCGGTACAGAAGCAGTTCGAGTACGACCCCGCCGATAATCTAATTGGCAAACTTGAGCAACAGTCTAGCGGCCAGCGCAGACAACTGCTGCACTACGACGCCACCGACCGGGTAGTCGCCAGCCAAGACAATCTCGTGGGCCAGCGCGAAACCTGTTCCTACGATGCAGCCGCGAACCTTCTCGACGGCCCGCGACCTGGGGCGGGGCTGGTGCAGCACAACAAACTCCTGACGTTTCAGGACAAACGTTATCGTTACGACGGTTTCGGTCGAATGATCGAAAAACGCAGCGCCAATCGTGGTGTCCAGCGCTTCACCTATGACGCCGAACATCGCTTGATTGAAGTGCACAACGAGCACGGCGGGCAGCGGTCAGTCGTCAGGATGACCTATGACCCCTTAGGAAGACGAACAGCCAAGGCCACCCACGATGGGAATGGCTATTTGTTGAGCGAGACCCGCTTCACCTGGGACGGACTGCGCTTGCTCCAGGAACACAAGCATGCCCAGACCAGCCTTTACATCTACAAGGACGAAGGCCACGAACCGCTGGCACGCGTTGATGGTAGCGGCGCCCAGCAGAAAGTCCGCTATTACCACAATGACCTCAATGGCCTGCCCGAGCTGCTCTCGGAAGCAGAAGGTCAGACCGTCTGGCATGCCAGCTATCAGATTTGGGGAAATACAGTTCAGGAAACACGTGAACCCTACTATATCGAAGAACAAAACCTGAGGTTCCAAGGCCAGTACCTGGACAGAGAAACCGGCCTGCATCACAACATATTCCGCTTCTATGACCCGGATATCGGCCGCTTCACTACTCCCGATCCCATCGGGCTCGCAGGGGGGCTAAACCTTTACCTGTACTCAACCAATCCACAGACCTGGATCGACCCTTACGGATTAAGTCCGGAAGACTTGATGCGTTACAAACCCAAGGCATCTATCACACCGGAAGCCGGTGATCGTGCAACGGCGATCAACCGGGCATGGGGGCAGGAACGAGAGTTGGTAGCACGTGGTGGCGGATCAAGAAATTGGACAGCCCCCGAACGCGAAATGATCAAGAACACCACGAACAATGCTCAACTCAATTCTAAGATGTCAAAAGCAGGGTATACCGGACACCATATCAATAGCGTCAAGGGCAATGGTGCATTGGGCCCGGCGTGGAAAGGTGACCCGAGGAACATCGTATTCTTGCAGAACGCCAAACACCCCAGTGGTGTAGACGAGCATATGAATAGCCCTCAAGGACACCGTAAGAGCTATACCAGGGCAAGCAAGGGACGATTGATCGACCGTGTTAACACTCCCGGAAAGCCGGGCTGTGGTAAATAA